The proteins below are encoded in one region of Chiloscyllium punctatum isolate Juve2018m chromosome 9, sChiPun1.3, whole genome shotgun sequence:
- the gjb8 gene encoding gap junction protein beta 8 — MNWGQLHLILGGVNRHSTSIGKIWLSVIFVFRIMILVVAAESVWGDEQSDFVCNTLQPGCKNVCYDQFFPMSHIRLWCLQVIFISTPALLVSLHVAYKQHEEKKCLEKRQGFLKKEEVDALRKQKMRIVGAFWWTYVTSIVFRILFETVFTYMLYFLYGGFQMARLVKCSASPCPNTVDCFISRPTEKTVFIIFMTVVSGVCGLLNVAELFYLLVKACVRQSHRRHHPHHLSRSREHQQNEMNELLSIDAKQKVALELSKTS, encoded by the coding sequence ATGAATTGGGGTCAACTACATCTCATTCTCGGAGGGGTCAACAGACACTCCACCAGCATCGGGAAAATCTGGCTCTCTGTAATCTTCGTCTTCCGAATCATGATTCTAGTGGTGGCGGCCGAGAGTGTTTGGGGAGATGAGCAGTCAGACTTTGTCTGCAACACCCTGCAGCCCGGCTGCAAGAATGTGTGCTACGACCAATTCTTCCCAATGTCTCACATTCGTCTCTGGTGCCTGCAAGTGATCTTTATCTCCACTCCCGCCCTCTTGGTGTCGCTGCATGTTGCCTACAAGCAGCACGAagagaagaaatgtttggagaaacGGCAGGGCTTTCTTAAGAAGGAGGAAGTGGATGCCCTGAGGAAACAGAAAATGCGGATTGTTGGTGCTTTCTGGTGGACCTATGTCACCAGCATTGTCTTTCGCATCCTGTTCGAGACAGTTTTCACCTATATGCTGTATTTCCTATACGGTGGTTTTCAGATGGCTCGACTGGTGAAGTGCAGCGCCTCCCCCTGTCCCAACACCGTGGATTGTTTCATTTCTAGACCCACCGAGAAGACTGTGTTCATTATCTTCATGACGGTGGTGTCCGGGGTCTGTGGCCTCCTGAATGTGGCCGAGCTGTTCTATTTGTTGGTGAAAGCTTGTGTGAGGCAGTCCCACCGCAGGCACCATCCTCACCATCTCTCCAGGAGCAGAGAGCACCAACAGAACGAGATGAATGAACTCCTGTCCATTGACGCCAAACAGAAGGTGGCCTTGGAGCTGAGCAAAACCTCCTGA